One Desulfocurvibacter africanus subsp. africanus DSM 2603 genomic region harbors:
- the rpmJ gene encoding 50S ribosomal protein L36 has product MKVRPSVKKICPKCKIIRRNGILRIICENPRHKQRQG; this is encoded by the coding sequence ATGAAAGTCAGGCCTTCCGTTAAAAAGATCTGCCCCAAGTGCAAGATCATAAGGCGTAACGGAATCCTTCGTATTATTTGTGAAAACCCCAGGCACAAACAGCGTCAGGGTTAA
- the rpsK gene encoding 30S ribosomal protein S11, translated as MAKPRRAGKKREKKNIPMGIAHIKATFNNTIISFTDMKGNVISWASSGGAGFKGSRKSTPFAAQVAAESAARTAQDNGMRSVGILVTGPGAGREAAMRAINNAGFKVTFIRDITPIPHNGCRPPKRRRV; from the coding sequence ATGGCTAAACCTCGCCGCGCAGGCAAGAAAAGGGAAAAGAAGAATATCCCTATGGGCATTGCCCATATAAAGGCTACATTCAACAATACGATTATTTCCTTCACTGATATGAAGGGTAACGTCATAAGCTGGGCCAGCTCTGGCGGAGCCGGCTTCAAGGGCTCGCGCAAGTCCACGCCGTTTGCTGCGCAGGTGGCTGCCGAGAGCGCAGCGCGGACTGCCCAGGATAACGGCATGCGTTCCGTCGGCATTCTGGTTACTGGCCCAGGCGCTGGCCGTGAAGCCGCCATGCGCGCTATCAACAATGCGGGTTTTAAAGTAACCTTCATTCGCGACATCACCCCCATTCCGCATAACGGCTGCCGTCCTCCTAAGCGGCGTCGCGTCTAG
- the rplX gene encoding 50S ribosomal protein L24, whose product MKQFRIHKDDKVQVIAGKDKGKIGKVLKILRKHDRVLVEKVNLVKRHTRGNPYSGQQGGIVEKEAPIHVSNLAVVCDACAKPTRVGYKYTEDGKKVRFCKKCNEIIK is encoded by the coding sequence ATGAAGCAATTTAGAATTCACAAGGACGACAAGGTCCAGGTCATCGCCGGCAAGGATAAGGGCAAGATTGGTAAGGTCCTTAAGATATTGCGCAAGCATGACCGGGTCCTGGTCGAGAAAGTCAATTTGGTCAAGAGGCATACCCGTGGCAATCCCTATAGCGGTCAGCAGGGCGGGATTGTGGAGAAGGAAGCCCCCATCCATGTCTCCAATCTGGCAGTCGTTTGCGACGCCTGCGCCAAGCCGACCCGGGTAGGATATAAGTACACGGAAGACGGCAAGAAAGTGCGCTTCTGCAAGAAGTGCAATGAGATTATCAAGTAG
- a CDS encoding DNA-directed RNA polymerase subunit alpha: protein MLIHNGDRLINTRNWSELVKPEQIGRAAKSTNTYAKFVCEPLERGFGTTIGNALRRVLLSSLQGAAIISVRIQGVQHEFTTIPGVQEDVTDLILNLKLVRFSMTTDQPQHIVLRADKKGAVTAAAIQENQNLRVLNPGQHIATLSEEMEFKIDLEVRMGKGYVPAEMHDGLQNEIGLIPLDASFSPVKKVAYTVEQARVGQMTNYDKLLMEVWTDGSVTPEDAVAYSAKILKDQLSVFINFDEHSSDEEKSYQPSSGEENPNLYKNIDELELSVRATNCLKSANIRLVGELVQKTENEMLKTKNFGRKSLEEIRRVLENMGLEFGMHVDSFDEKYQEWLKRKDSDEA, encoded by the coding sequence ATGCTCATCCATAATGGCGACAGACTCATCAACACCCGCAACTGGTCCGAGCTGGTTAAGCCGGAACAGATCGGCAGGGCCGCCAAGTCGACGAACACGTATGCTAAGTTCGTCTGCGAGCCCCTGGAGCGCGGTTTCGGCACGACAATAGGCAATGCCCTGCGTCGTGTGCTTCTGTCCTCCTTGCAGGGAGCGGCAATCATCTCCGTGCGCATCCAGGGCGTTCAGCACGAGTTCACCACTATTCCAGGGGTTCAGGAGGATGTCACCGACCTTATCCTGAATCTCAAGCTGGTCAGGTTTTCCATGACCACTGACCAGCCTCAGCACATAGTGCTCCGTGCCGACAAGAAAGGGGCGGTCACCGCGGCGGCGATCCAGGAGAACCAAAACCTCCGAGTGCTCAACCCGGGCCAGCATATCGCCACTTTGAGCGAGGAGATGGAGTTCAAGATCGACCTGGAAGTGCGCATGGGCAAGGGCTATGTGCCAGCTGAAATGCACGACGGCCTGCAGAACGAGATCGGGCTCATCCCTCTGGACGCGAGCTTCTCTCCAGTCAAGAAGGTCGCCTACACAGTGGAGCAGGCCCGCGTTGGGCAGATGACCAACTACGATAAGCTCCTCATGGAAGTTTGGACGGACGGATCGGTGACTCCCGAGGATGCAGTGGCTTACAGCGCCAAGATCCTCAAGGATCAGCTCTCGGTGTTCATCAACTTCGACGAGCACTCCTCGGACGAGGAAAAGTCCTATCAGCCCTCCAGCGGCGAAGAGAACCCGAACCTCTATAAGAACATCGACGAGCTGGAACTCTCGGTCAGGGCTACCAATTGCCTAAAGAGCGCCAATATCCGTCTCGTGGGCGAGCTCGTCCAGAAGACGGAAAATGAGATGCTCAAGACCAAGAATTTTGGCCGCAAGTCCCTTGAGGAGATTCGTCGGGTGCTCGAGAACATGGGACTCGAGTTCGGCATGCACGTCGACAGTTTCGACGAAAAATACCAAGAGTGGCTGAAGAGGAAAGACAGCGATGAGGCATAA
- the rpsM gene encoding 30S ribosomal protein S13 — MARIAGVELPRNKRLDIALTYIYGIGRTTALKICDGAGVDWARNIDNLDDNELNTVRRELETNYKVEGDLRRDVTGNIKRLMDIGCYRGLRHRRGLPVHGQRTHTNARTRKGPRRAAVGGKKKK; from the coding sequence GTGGCTCGTATAGCTGGTGTAGAACTGCCCAGGAACAAGCGTTTGGATATTGCGCTTACCTATATCTACGGCATTGGCCGTACCACCGCTCTCAAGATTTGCGATGGTGCCGGTGTGGACTGGGCTCGCAATATCGACAACCTGGATGATAACGAGCTCAATACGGTCCGTCGTGAGCTTGAGACGAACTATAAGGTCGAGGGCGATCTTCGCCGCGATGTGACAGGCAATATCAAGCGACTTATGGATATTGGCTGTTATCGTGGACTTCGGCACCGCCGTGGACTGCCTGTCCATGGTCAGCGCACGCATACCAATGCGCGCACCCGCAAGGGCCCGCGCCGCGCTGCAGTCGGCGGCAAGAAGAAGAAGTAG
- the rpsE gene encoding 30S ribosomal protein S5, with the protein MDRDDSGMIEKIVYLNRVAKVVKGGRRFSFSALVVVGDGKGKVGYGLGKANEVPEAIRKASDQAKKSLITVPVLDGTLPYEVLGRFGAGRVMLKPASKGTGIIAGGPVRAVMEALGISDILTKAIGTNNPHNVLKATIAGLDSLMSADYVSGLRGKALSTPRK; encoded by the coding sequence ATGGATCGTGACGATTCCGGGATGATCGAAAAGATCGTCTACCTGAACCGCGTGGCCAAGGTCGTCAAGGGCGGCCGTCGCTTCAGCTTCAGTGCCCTGGTGGTCGTCGGCGACGGTAAGGGCAAGGTGGGCTATGGCCTTGGTAAGGCCAATGAAGTCCCCGAGGCTATCCGTAAGGCTAGCGATCAAGCCAAGAAAAGCCTGATCACCGTACCGGTGCTGGACGGCACCCTGCCTTACGAGGTTCTGGGCCGTTTTGGCGCCGGCCGAGTGATGCTCAAGCCCGCCTCCAAGGGTACTGGCATCATAGCTGGTGGTCCGGTTCGCGCGGTCATGGAAGCCCTGGGTATTTCCGACATCCTGACTAAGGCCATCGGGACCAACAACCCGCACAACGTGCTCAAGGCAACCATTGCCGGGCTCGACTCCCTGATGAGCGCCGATTATGTCTCCGGCCTGCGCGGCAAGGCGCTCTCGACCCCGCGGAAATAA
- the rplQ gene encoding 50S ribosomal protein L17: MRHNVSGKKFGKSSSHRKAMFRNMAKSLLTHDRITTTEVKAKELRKFADRLITLALQNDLHSRRLAYRVLESHTLVQKLFDEIGPRFSGMGGGYTRIVKLALPRRGDCASMAVIELATDRGTKATKPAQSAEPTQAASSEASKAE; this comes from the coding sequence ATGAGGCATAACGTATCCGGAAAGAAGTTCGGCAAGAGCAGCTCCCATCGCAAGGCTATGTTCCGCAACATGGCTAAGTCTCTGCTGACTCATGATCGTATAACGACCACCGAAGTCAAGGCAAAGGAACTGCGGAAGTTTGCGGATAGGCTCATCACTTTAGCCTTGCAGAACGATCTGCACTCCCGTCGTTTGGCTTACCGTGTCCTGGAAAGCCATACCCTGGTCCAGAAGCTGTTCGACGAGATCGGACCGCGCTTCTCGGGCATGGGGGGAGGATATACCCGCATTGTGAAGTTGGCTCTTCCTCGCCGTGGCGACTGCGCGTCCATGGCTGTAATCGAGCTGGCTACCGATCGCGGCACCAAGGCGACCAAGCCTGCTCAGAGCGCCGAGCCGACTCAGGCTGCGAGCTCCGAAGCTTCGAAAGCCGAATAG
- the rplE gene encoding 50S ribosomal protein L5: protein MTRLEKLYTEKVAPELAKEFGYKSPMEIPKIKAIYLNIGLGEASQNHKLIEDAHEELTLIAGQKSLVTRAKKSIAAFKLREGMPIGCRVSLRRERMWDFLDKLVNFALPRVRDFQGIPDRGFDGRGNFTLGIKDHTIFPEITVDRVEKVKGMNVTIVTTAGSDKEGKVLLSLLGMPFKK, encoded by the coding sequence ATGACACGCCTGGAAAAGCTGTATACGGAGAAGGTCGCGCCTGAGCTAGCCAAGGAGTTTGGTTACAAGTCGCCGATGGAGATACCTAAGATCAAGGCTATCTACCTGAACATCGGTCTTGGCGAGGCGAGCCAGAATCACAAGCTCATTGAGGACGCGCATGAAGAGCTTACCCTGATAGCCGGGCAGAAGTCGCTCGTCACCAGGGCCAAGAAGTCTATCGCAGCCTTCAAACTGCGCGAAGGCATGCCGATTGGCTGCCGAGTTTCCCTGCGTCGCGAACGCATGTGGGACTTCCTGGACAAGCTGGTCAACTTCGCCCTGCCGCGCGTGCGCGACTTTCAGGGCATTCCTGACCGCGGTTTCGACGGCAGGGGCAATTTCACCCTTGGCATCAAGGACCATACCATCTTCCCCGAGATCACGGTGGACAGGGTGGAGAAGGTCAAGGGCATGAACGTGACAATCGTCACCACGGCCGGTTCCGACAAGGAAGGGAAGGTACTGCTCTCCCTTCTCGGCATGCCCTTCAAGAAGTAA
- the rpsQ gene encoding 30S ribosomal protein S17 gives MSESMEKRSNKRILIGEVVSDKCDKTIVVRVETMVKHPLFGKYVRRRKKFMAHDAANECKIGDKVEIIESRPLSRQKRWQLQRVLEKAV, from the coding sequence ATGAGCGAGAGCATGGAAAAGCGCAGCAACAAGCGGATCCTCATAGGCGAAGTGGTAAGTGACAAGTGCGACAAGACAATTGTCGTGCGTGTCGAAACCATGGTCAAGCATCCGCTGTTTGGCAAATACGTCCGCCGCCGGAAGAAGTTCATGGCCCATGACGCGGCCAATGAATGCAAGATCGGCGACAAGGTTGAGATCATAGAATCGCGTCCCTTGAGCCGCCAGAAACGTTGGCAGTTGCAAAGAGTGCTCGAGAAAGCGGTTTAA
- the rpmC gene encoding 50S ribosomal protein L29, translated as MKAKEIRDLDAGAMGQKLVDYRKELFNLRFQHATAQLENTQRIKAVRRTIARIETIIQEKTGA; from the coding sequence ATGAAGGCAAAAGAAATCCGGGATCTCGATGCCGGTGCAATGGGGCAGAAGCTCGTGGACTACCGTAAGGAACTGTTCAACTTGCGCTTCCAACACGCCACGGCCCAGCTCGAGAATACGCAACGGATCAAGGCCGTGCGCAGGACCATTGCCCGCATCGAGACTATCATTCAGGAAAAGACTGGAGCATAG
- the rpsH gene encoding 30S ribosomal protein S8 encodes MAVVDPIADMLTRIRNAHSALHAETKIPLSKIKESIAGILKDEGFIQDYSLAERDIIIKLKYVKGQRLIRGMRRISTPGRRVYVPAQEIPDVQNGLGICILSTSKGLLAGANAKADNVGGELLCEIW; translated from the coding sequence ATGGCTGTAGTTGATCCTATTGCGGATATGCTGACTCGCATCCGCAATGCCCATTCCGCCCTACACGCGGAGACGAAAATCCCGCTCTCCAAGATTAAGGAGTCCATAGCCGGCATCCTCAAGGATGAAGGCTTCATACAGGACTACTCTCTTGCCGAGCGCGATATCATCATAAAGCTCAAGTACGTCAAGGGACAGCGCCTGATCAGGGGGATGCGTCGCATCAGCACGCCTGGTCGTCGCGTCTACGTTCCGGCGCAAGAGATTCCGGATGTCCAGAATGGACTCGGCATCTGCATTCTGTCCACCTCCAAAGGCTTGCTCGCCGGTGCTAACGCCAAGGCCGATAATGTTGGCGGCGAGCTTTTGTGCGAAATCTGGTAG
- the rpmD gene encoding 50S ribosomal protein L30, protein MKVKLIKSKIGCTPKQRATLEALGLRKIRQVHELPDNGATRGMIMQVAHLVEVTE, encoded by the coding sequence ATGAAGGTTAAACTGATCAAGAGCAAGATCGGCTGCACGCCCAAGCAGAGGGCTACCCTCGAAGCTTTGGGTCTGCGCAAGATCCGTCAGGTCCATGAGCTTCCTGATAACGGCGCCACCCGAGGCATGATCATGCAGGTGGCGCACCTGGTGGAGGTCACAGAGTAA
- the rpsD gene encoding 30S ribosomal protein S4 produces MARYTEAKCRICRREAGKLFLKGDRCFTDKCAYERRPYAPGMHGRARKKMSDYAVQLREKQKVRRMYGILEAQFHDYFVEADRQHGVTGTNLLRLLELRLDNVIYRMGFTNSRNQARQLVRHGVFVLNGHKVTVPSLQLKPGDTITVREKNRKIPVIMEAQEVIARRGLPAWLEVDGANFKGTVKDRPVREDIQFPISESLIVELYSK; encoded by the coding sequence GTGGCCAGATATACAGAAGCCAAGTGCCGCATCTGCCGGCGTGAAGCCGGGAAGCTTTTCCTTAAGGGTGATCGCTGCTTCACCGACAAGTGCGCCTACGAACGCCGTCCCTATGCCCCCGGCATGCATGGCCGTGCGCGCAAGAAGATGAGCGACTACGCTGTCCAGCTGCGCGAGAAGCAGAAGGTTCGGCGCATGTACGGCATTCTTGAAGCACAATTTCATGATTACTTCGTTGAAGCCGACCGGCAGCATGGCGTTACGGGTACCAACCTGCTGCGCTTGCTTGAGTTGCGGCTTGACAACGTGATCTATCGCATGGGCTTCACCAACTCGCGCAACCAGGCCCGCCAGCTTGTGCGACATGGCGTGTTCGTGCTCAACGGTCATAAGGTGACCGTTCCTTCGCTGCAGCTCAAGCCGGGTGACACGATCACCGTGCGCGAGAAGAACAGGAAGATCCCCGTTATCATGGAAGCTCAGGAAGTCATCGCTCGTCGCGGCCTGCCTGCTTGGCTCGAGGTCGACGGAGCGAACTTCAAGGGGACCGTCAAGGACAGGCCCGTCAGAGAAGACATCCAGTTCCCGATTTCCGAGTCCCTCATCGTTGAATTGTATTCTAAGTAA
- a CDS encoding type Z 30S ribosomal protein S14, with product MARTAMMVKARRKPKFSARAYNRCPICGRSRAYLRKFGVCRICFRNKALCGELPGVRKSSW from the coding sequence ATGGCCCGTACCGCAATGATGGTGAAAGCCCGCCGTAAACCCAAATTTTCCGCTCGGGCGTACAACCGCTGCCCTATTTGTGGCCGCTCTCGTGCCTACCTGCGCAAGTTCGGCGTTTGCCGCATCTGCTTCAGGAACAAGGCCCTTTGTGGCGAGCTGCCTGGGGTAAGGAAATCGAGCTGGTAG
- the rplR gene encoding 50S ribosomal protein L18 gives MKVTKKDQRQRRKIRIRKKISGTAARPRMVVYRSNKHIYVQLVDDDAGKTLLSTSTLVLNKSGEQTKLDKETAAKVGKDMAGKAKEKNISTVVFDRNGYLYHGRIKALADGAREGGLEF, from the coding sequence ATGAAGGTTACCAAGAAGGATCAGCGTCAGCGGAGAAAAATTCGCATCCGCAAGAAGATATCCGGCACGGCCGCCCGTCCGAGAATGGTGGTATACCGTTCGAACAAGCACATTTATGTGCAGCTTGTGGACGACGATGCTGGCAAGACTCTGCTGTCCACCTCCACGCTTGTGCTGAACAAGTCCGGCGAGCAGACCAAGCTCGACAAGGAAACTGCAGCCAAGGTTGGCAAGGATATGGCGGGTAAGGCCAAGGAAAAGAACATTTCTACCGTTGTTTTCGACCGCAACGGCTATCTCTACCACGGCCGCATCAAGGCCCTGGCCGACGGTGCCCGGGAAGGGGGGCTTGAGTTCTAA
- the rplP gene encoding 50S ribosomal protein L16 → MLSPKRVKFRKRQKGRLKGNATRGTEISFGDIGIKTLEHGKLTAQQIEAARVAIMRHIKRGGKVWIRIFPDAPITAKPAETRQGSGKGAPVGWVAPVRPGRVLYEVKGVALELAREALVRAQHKLPVKTAIVLKEGLGQ, encoded by the coding sequence ATGCTTAGCCCCAAAAGAGTTAAGTTCCGCAAACGGCAGAAAGGCCGCCTGAAGGGGAATGCCACTCGTGGCACTGAAATCTCCTTCGGCGATATCGGCATAAAGACACTCGAGCATGGCAAGTTGACCGCTCAGCAGATCGAGGCAGCCCGTGTGGCCATCATGCGGCATATCAAGCGCGGCGGTAAGGTCTGGATCCGGATCTTCCCCGATGCGCCCATCACTGCCAAGCCTGCTGAAACCCGTCAGGGAAGCGGCAAGGGCGCACCGGTGGGCTGGGTCGCTCCCGTCCGCCCCGGTCGTGTCCTTTACGAGGTCAAAGGCGTTGCCCTGGAGCTTGCGCGTGAGGCCCTTGTTCGCGCCCAGCACAAGCTTCCGGTCAAGACCGCCATTGTACTCAAGGAGGGCCTTGGACAATGA
- the rplN gene encoding 50S ribosomal protein L14, which translates to MIQVESTLDVADNSGAKKVACIKVLGGSKRRYASVGDIIVVSVKEAMPHAKVKKGEVMKAVVVRTTKEVGRPDGSFIKFDTNSAVLLTKQLEPVGTRIFGPVARELRQKNFMKIVSLAPEVL; encoded by the coding sequence ATGATTCAGGTTGAATCCACGCTCGACGTGGCCGACAACTCCGGGGCCAAGAAAGTCGCCTGCATCAAAGTGCTTGGCGGCAGTAAGCGCCGGTATGCCTCCGTGGGCGACATCATCGTGGTTTCCGTCAAGGAAGCCATGCCCCACGCCAAGGTAAAGAAGGGCGAAGTTATGAAGGCGGTCGTCGTGCGCACCACTAAAGAAGTGGGTCGTCCTGATGGATCCTTCATCAAGTTCGACACCAACTCGGCCGTGCTGCTCACCAAGCAGCTTGAGCCCGTCGGCACACGCATTTTCGGCCCAGTAGCCAGAGAGCTTCGTCAGAAGAACTTCATGAAGATTGTCTCCCTGGCCCCCGAGGTGCTCTAA
- the secY gene encoding preprotein translocase subunit SecY, translating into MAASGFENIARLPELRKRLFWTFLLLAVYRVGIHIPVPGVDAQALSDFFATVSNTLFGLFDMFSGGGLSNLSILALGIMPYISASIILQLLTVVSPELSRLSKEEGAAGRKKITQYTRYGTVLITVVQGLAIAIGLENMTSPTGAPIVVTAGWGFRLVTIVTMTAGTIFVMWIGEQITEKGIGNGISLIIFAGIVAGIPRALINTGRLVSTGEMSLFILLFIMAVMVCVLVFIVFMERGQRRIPIHYAKRMMGRKMFGGQTTHLPLRINTAGVIPPIFASSILMFPATLANFSDIEILQRISGWFNPTSVLYNVLFVGIIIFFCYFYTAIIFDPQNIAENIRKQGGFIPGIRPGAKTKEYIDKVLARITLWGSLYISAICVLPMLLIAQFNVPYYYGGTSLLIVVGVAMDFMGKIESYLISRQYEGLMSKAGRVKGRTGK; encoded by the coding sequence GTGGCTGCTTCCGGATTCGAGAATATCGCTAGGCTGCCGGAGCTCAGGAAGCGTCTTTTTTGGACCTTCCTGCTCCTGGCCGTCTATCGTGTTGGCATTCATATTCCAGTGCCAGGGGTGGACGCTCAGGCTCTCTCCGATTTCTTTGCTACCGTCAGCAACACCTTATTCGGCTTGTTCGACATGTTTTCTGGCGGTGGCCTGAGCAACCTGTCCATTCTAGCCTTGGGCATCATGCCGTACATTTCGGCATCCATTATCTTGCAGTTGCTCACGGTGGTCAGCCCGGAGTTGAGCAGGTTGTCCAAGGAAGAAGGTGCCGCAGGGCGCAAGAAGATCACCCAGTACACCCGCTACGGCACGGTGCTGATCACCGTCGTGCAGGGTCTGGCGATTGCCATCGGCTTGGAAAACATGACCAGTCCTACCGGTGCGCCCATTGTGGTCACCGCAGGCTGGGGGTTCCGCCTGGTAACAATCGTGACCATGACCGCCGGCACCATCTTCGTTATGTGGATCGGAGAGCAGATCACGGAGAAGGGCATCGGCAACGGTATCTCGCTTATCATATTCGCGGGTATCGTAGCAGGCATCCCCAGGGCACTCATCAATACCGGGCGGCTAGTGAGCACAGGTGAAATGTCCTTGTTCATCCTGCTGTTCATTATGGCCGTCATGGTTTGCGTGCTCGTGTTCATTGTATTCATGGAACGGGGGCAGCGCCGCATTCCAATTCATTACGCCAAGCGGATGATGGGGCGGAAGATGTTTGGAGGCCAGACCACCCATTTGCCTCTGCGCATCAATACGGCTGGTGTGATACCGCCTATTTTCGCCTCGAGCATTCTCATGTTCCCGGCCACACTGGCCAACTTCTCGGACATTGAGATCCTGCAGCGTATATCCGGTTGGTTCAACCCGACCTCGGTGCTCTACAATGTCCTCTTCGTGGGCATAATTATCTTCTTCTGCTATTTCTACACTGCGATCATCTTTGATCCGCAGAACATAGCGGAGAATATACGCAAGCAGGGTGGCTTTATCCCGGGAATACGCCCCGGCGCCAAGACCAAAGAGTACATTGACAAGGTTCTTGCCAGGATTACCCTGTGGGGCTCGCTGTACATCTCGGCCATCTGTGTGCTGCCCATGCTGCTGATCGCCCAGTTCAACGTCCCCTACTACTATGGCGGCACCTCGCTGCTCATCGTTGTGGGTGTGGCGATGGACTTCATGGGTAAGATCGAGTCTTATCTCATATCGCGCCAGTATGAAGGTCTTATGTCCAAGGCTGGTCGCGTCAAAGGCCGGACCGGGAAGTAG
- the map gene encoding type I methionyl aminopeptidase, which yields MKKFRGVYLKNEQEIAIMREANRIVSRILDALGREVRPGVQTMFFEELAQNLCAEYKVTPAFQGYHGYPFALCCSVNEEIVHGFPSKRILNEGDIVSFDMGVIHDGFFGDSARTYTVGEISVKAMDLLEVTRNSLLKGIAQAREGNTVQDISRAIQGYVEGKGYNVVKRFVGHGIGRRLHEKPEVPNFVPPGTQEMPLKAGMVLAIEPMVTVGQADVDILADNWTAVTKDRQLSAHFEHTVAVTKNGPEILSVSD from the coding sequence GTGAAGAAGTTTCGTGGCGTTTACCTGAAGAATGAGCAGGAAATTGCCATAATGCGCGAGGCAAACAGGATTGTCTCCCGCATCCTGGATGCTTTGGGCCGCGAGGTAAGGCCAGGGGTTCAGACCATGTTCTTCGAGGAACTGGCCCAGAATCTGTGTGCCGAGTATAAGGTTACGCCTGCCTTTCAGGGCTATCATGGGTATCCTTTTGCCTTGTGCTGCTCGGTTAACGAGGAGATTGTCCACGGCTTTCCTTCAAAGCGGATTCTTAATGAAGGCGATATCGTCAGCTTTGACATGGGCGTGATACATGATGGCTTTTTCGGAGATTCAGCCAGGACCTATACAGTGGGTGAAATTTCTGTTAAGGCCATGGACCTTCTGGAGGTGACTCGCAACTCCCTCCTGAAGGGTATCGCCCAGGCCCGTGAAGGCAACACGGTGCAGGACATATCCAGGGCCATCCAAGGGTATGTCGAGGGCAAAGGCTACAATGTCGTTAAGCGCTTCGTCGGGCACGGCATTGGCCGACGATTGCACGAAAAGCCAGAAGTGCCCAATTTCGTGCCTCCAGGAACACAGGAGATGCCGCTCAAGGCTGGGATGGTTTTGGCCATTGAACCCATGGTGACCGTGGGGCAGGCCGATGTTGATATCCTGGCTGATAATTGGACGGCGGTCACGAAGGACCGCCAACTATCCGCCCATTTTGAGCACACCGTGGCTGTGACCAAAAATGGACCGGAGATTTTGAGTGTAAGCGATTAG
- the rplF gene encoding 50S ribosomal protein L6, whose product MSRIGKNPIEIPSGVEVKVGSEAIEVKGPKGMLATPVHPKIEVTVEGGKVLVLRRDETRAAREQHGLRRTLMANAIHGVTKGFEKSLEVVGVGYKVQVQGKKVVLTVGYSHPVEFPMPEGINAKAEGNKLTIAGMSKEMVGEVAAQIRRVRPPEPFKGKGIKYVDEQIRRKAGKSGGKK is encoded by the coding sequence ATGTCGCGAATAGGAAAAAATCCCATTGAGATCCCTTCCGGGGTTGAAGTCAAGGTTGGCAGCGAAGCCATTGAGGTCAAGGGACCCAAGGGCATGCTTGCCACGCCCGTACACCCTAAAATTGAAGTCACGGTCGAGGGCGGTAAGGTTCTCGTACTGCGCAGGGATGAAACCCGCGCTGCTCGCGAGCAGCACGGCCTGCGGCGCACCCTTATGGCCAACGCCATCCACGGCGTGACCAAGGGGTTCGAGAAGTCCTTGGAGGTCGTGGGCGTGGGCTATAAGGTCCAGGTCCAGGGCAAGAAGGTCGTTCTTACCGTAGGGTACTCCCACCCAGTGGAGTTTCCCATGCCCGAAGGCATCAATGCCAAGGCCGAGGGCAATAAGCTGACCATTGCCGGCATGAGCAAGGAGATGGTTGGTGAGGTTGCTGCACAAATCCGCCGGGTGCGTCCGCCTGAGCCGTTCAAAGGCAAGGGCATCAAGTATGTGGACGAGCAGATTCGTCGCAAGGCTGGCAAGTCCGGCGGCAAGAAGTAG
- the rplO gene encoding 50S ribosomal protein L15, translating into MRLNELYPFDEERKTRKRVGRGGGSGLGGTSGKGHKGARSRSGYSAKPGFEGGQMPLARRLPKHGFKNPFRVEYAPVNLSRIAEVFQGAAEVSLEDMYAKGLCPRGVAVKILGNGELAAAMSIEAHRFSKSALEKIAKAGGSAKALEG; encoded by the coding sequence ATGCGTCTTAACGAACTCTATCCGTTCGATGAAGAGCGGAAAACGAGGAAGCGCGTAGGTCGCGGCGGCGGCTCGGGTCTTGGCGGCACATCCGGCAAGGGCCACAAGGGCGCACGCTCCCGCTCCGGCTACAGTGCTAAGCCGGGCTTTGAAGGTGGCCAGATGCCCTTGGCACGCCGCTTGCCCAAGCACGGCTTCAAAAATCCGTTTCGTGTCGAGTATGCTCCTGTGAATCTGTCGCGCATTGCGGAAGTATTCCAGGGTGCGGCCGAAGTGTCCCTTGAGGACATGTACGCCAAGGGATTGTGCCCTCGCGGCGTAGCAGTCAAGATTCTCGGAAATGGCGAGCTCGCCGCTGCCATGAGTATCGAGGCGCATCGGTTCAGCAAATCCGCTTTGGAGAAGATCGCCAAGGCCGGAGGTTCGGCCAAGGCATTGGAAGGCTAG